The proteins below are encoded in one region of Parvicella tangerina:
- a CDS encoding Nif3-like dinuclear metal center hexameric protein, translated as MKIKDVINFLEQLAPPSLQESYDNAGLIVGDHQANCNGVITCLDSTEAVVEEAIEKGCNLIVAHHPIVFAGLKTITGKNYIERTLIKAIKHDIAIYAIHTNLDNVKYGVNGVWANALGLKNQQVLSPKSGLLSKLVVFVPKENKEDVLKAIFSAGGGEIAEYSECSYSTEGEGTFKPSEKANPYSGKSGERSHEKEDKIEVLVPNYAISSCVSSAKEAHPYEEMAYDVIPLSNSHQEIGAGMVGELEHAVDALDWLKSMKGMMEAGVVRYTNLCRDKIKRVAICGGSGSFLLNAAIRSGADVFVTADFKYHQFFDADNKIIIADIGHYESEQLTINYLADRLKEKFTTFAVLLTEVNTNPINYL; from the coding sequence ATGAAAATTAAAGATGTAATCAACTTTCTGGAACAACTGGCACCACCTTCTTTGCAGGAGTCTTATGATAATGCAGGTTTGATTGTAGGTGATCATCAGGCTAATTGTAATGGCGTAATAACTTGCTTGGATAGTACAGAGGCAGTTGTGGAAGAGGCCATAGAAAAAGGCTGTAATTTAATCGTAGCACATCACCCTATTGTTTTTGCGGGGTTAAAAACAATAACAGGAAAGAATTACATCGAGAGAACGCTGATCAAAGCAATTAAACATGATATCGCTATTTATGCGATCCACACCAATCTAGATAATGTAAAGTATGGAGTAAACGGGGTTTGGGCGAACGCACTCGGATTAAAAAATCAGCAGGTCCTATCTCCTAAATCGGGACTGTTGAGCAAGTTAGTGGTTTTTGTTCCGAAGGAAAATAAGGAAGACGTTTTGAAAGCTATTTTCAGTGCAGGAGGAGGAGAAATTGCAGAATATTCAGAATGTAGTTACTCGACAGAGGGAGAGGGGACTTTTAAACCATCAGAGAAAGCAAATCCGTATTCAGGTAAATCAGGAGAGAGATCTCATGAAAAAGAGGATAAAATAGAGGTATTGGTGCCAAATTATGCGATTAGCAGCTGTGTCTCATCCGCAAAAGAAGCTCACCCTTATGAAGAGATGGCTTATGACGTGATTCCCTTGAGTAATTCTCATCAGGAAATAGGTGCAGGAATGGTTGGAGAGCTAGAGCATGCTGTCGATGCCTTGGATTGGTTGAAGTCAATGAAAGGGATGATGGAAGCAGGTGTGGTTAGGTATACAAATTTATGCCGAGATAAAATTAAAAGGGTGGCAATTTGTGGCGGAAGTGGTAGTTTTTTACTCAATGCAGCCATTCGAAGTGGGGCAGATGTCTTCGTTACAGCTGATTTTAAATATCATCAGTTTTTTGATGCTGATAACAAGATTATAATCGCTGATATAGGACATTATGAGAGTGAACAATTAACAATAAATTACTTGGCTGATAGATTGAAAGAAAAATTTACTACTTTTGCGGTCTTGTTAACTGAGGTTAATACAAACCCAATTAATTATTTGTAA
- the gyrA gene encoding DNA gyrase subunit A, which produces MAEEGKGERIIPVSIEEEMKTAYIDYSMSVIVSRALPDVRDGLKPVHRRVLYGMLDLGVRANSSYKKSARIVGEVLGKYHPHGDSSVYDTMVRMAQEWSLRYPLVDGQGNFGSVDGDSPAAMRYTEAKLKKVAEELLSDLDKETVDFAPNFDDSLEEPTVLPTRIPNLLVNGAAGIAVGMATNMAPHNLSEVVDGTVAYIDNRDIDVEGLMQYIKAPDFPTGGIIYGYEGVKNAFMEGKGKIVMRAKATIEEIREGREAIIVTEIPYQVNKADMIAKTADLVNDGKITGISEIRDESDRNGMRIVYEIKRDAISNVVLNKLYKYTQLQTSFSVNNIALVDGRPQMLNLKDMIHYFVEHRHEVIVRRTEYELRKAEERAHILEGLIIASDNIDEVIKIIRAASNVDEARENLMERFKLSEIQSKAIVEMRLRQLTGLEQDKLRAEYEDLMKTIEDLKDILANESRRMQIIKDELLEVKEKYGDERKSTIEYSASEMSIEDLIPDNQVVVSISHAGYIKRTNLDEYKVQNRGGVGSKGTQTRDKDFLEHLFVATNHNYLLVFTEKGRCFWMRVFEIPEGSKASKGRAIQNLINIPQDDKVKAYINVEDLKDEEYVNNNFIVMCTKNGVIKKTKLEAYSRPRTNGINAIGIREGDELLEAKLTNGSNEIVMALKSGRAIRFPEEKVRSMGRTASGVRGITLAHDKDEVIGMVCVEDLTHTILVVSEKGYGKRTLLNDPETGEAIYRITNRGGKGVKTLNVTDKTGELVAIKLVTDEDDIMIINKSGIVIRMHVESLRTMGRATQGVRLISLRGKDEIAAVAKVERDDEDEDVVEAENVPNPDAGGDEEE; this is translated from the coding sequence ATGGCAGAAGAAGGAAAGGGAGAAAGAATAATTCCCGTTAGTATTGAGGAGGAAATGAAAACAGCTTACATCGATTATTCGATGTCTGTAATCGTTTCTCGTGCACTGCCTGATGTGAGAGATGGTTTAAAACCTGTTCACAGAAGGGTTTTGTATGGAATGCTAGACTTGGGTGTGCGTGCTAATAGTTCGTACAAAAAGTCGGCAAGAATAGTGGGTGAAGTACTCGGAAAGTATCACCCGCATGGAGATTCATCAGTTTATGATACGATGGTGCGTATGGCTCAAGAATGGTCGTTGCGCTATCCGCTTGTTGACGGACAAGGTAACTTCGGTTCGGTTGATGGTGATAGTCCTGCTGCAATGCGTTATACAGAGGCAAAACTGAAAAAGGTAGCCGAGGAACTATTATCTGATTTAGATAAAGAAACCGTTGATTTTGCTCCAAATTTTGATGATTCTCTTGAGGAGCCTACCGTTTTACCTACACGAATTCCAAACTTATTGGTGAACGGAGCTGCTGGTATTGCTGTTGGTATGGCAACTAACATGGCCCCACACAACCTTTCTGAGGTGGTCGATGGAACAGTTGCCTACATTGATAACAGAGATATTGATGTTGAAGGATTAATGCAATACATCAAAGCACCAGATTTCCCTACAGGTGGAATCATTTACGGATATGAAGGTGTGAAGAATGCCTTCATGGAAGGTAAGGGCAAGATTGTAATGAGAGCCAAAGCGACCATTGAAGAAATTCGAGAGGGTAGAGAGGCGATCATTGTTACAGAGATTCCTTATCAGGTGAACAAAGCAGATATGATTGCGAAAACTGCTGATCTGGTAAATGATGGAAAGATTACTGGTATTTCTGAGATTCGTGATGAATCAGATAGAAACGGAATGCGTATCGTTTACGAAATTAAGCGTGATGCCATTTCAAATGTCGTGTTAAACAAGCTTTACAAGTATACGCAGCTTCAAACATCATTCTCTGTAAATAATATTGCACTGGTTGATGGAAGACCTCAGATGTTGAATCTGAAGGATATGATTCACTACTTTGTAGAGCATAGACACGAAGTAATTGTTCGCAGAACAGAATACGAACTACGCAAAGCGGAGGAACGAGCTCATATTCTTGAAGGTCTTATTATAGCCTCAGATAATATTGATGAGGTAATTAAGATCATCAGAGCGGCAAGTAATGTGGATGAGGCTCGTGAGAACTTGATGGAGCGATTCAAGTTATCAGAAATTCAGTCGAAGGCGATCGTTGAAATGCGATTAAGACAGCTTACTGGATTAGAACAAGATAAGTTGAGAGCTGAATACGAGGATCTGATGAAGACCATTGAGGATCTTAAGGACATTCTTGCGAATGAAAGTAGAAGAATGCAGATCATCAAAGATGAATTGTTGGAAGTTAAGGAGAAGTATGGTGATGAAAGAAAATCGACCATTGAATACTCAGCTTCTGAAATGAGTATTGAGGATCTTATCCCTGACAATCAAGTGGTGGTGTCAATTTCTCATGCTGGATACATTAAGAGAACAAATCTTGATGAATATAAGGTTCAGAATAGAGGAGGAGTAGGTTCGAAAGGAACGCAAACTAGAGATAAGGATTTCTTAGAGCATTTATTTGTGGCCACAAACCACAATTACCTATTGGTGTTCACAGAAAAAGGAAGATGTTTCTGGATGAGAGTGTTCGAAATTCCAGAAGGTTCTAAAGCTTCAAAAGGAAGGGCGATTCAAAACTTGATCAATATTCCACAAGACGATAAAGTGAAAGCTTATATCAATGTAGAGGACCTCAAAGATGAAGAATATGTGAATAACAACTTCATTGTGATGTGTACGAAGAATGGTGTGATTAAGAAGACAAAACTAGAAGCTTACTCAAGACCAAGAACCAATGGTATTAATGCGATTGGAATTAGAGAAGGAGATGAGCTGTTAGAAGCTAAATTAACCAATGGTTCTAACGAGATCGTTATGGCTTTGAAGTCGGGTAGAGCAATCCGTTTCCCAGAAGAGAAAGTAAGATCAATGGGAAGAACAGCTTCTGGTGTTCGTGGTATTACCCTGGCTCATGATAAAGATGAAGTGATCGGAATGGTTTGTGTTGAAGATTTGACACACACAATTTTGGTAGTTTCAGAAAAAGGATACGGTAAGCGTACCTTGTTAAATGATCCAGAAACAGGTGAAGCAATCTACAGAATTACTAACCGTGGTGGTAAAGGTGTTAAAACACTGAATGTTACTGATAAAACGGGAGAATTAGTTGCGATTAAACTGGTGACAGATGAAGATGATATCATGATCATCAACAAGTCTGGAATTGTGATTAGAATGCATGTAGAATCACTTCGAACAATGGGTAGAGCTACACAAGGTGTACGCTTAATCTCGTTGAGAGGTAAAGATGAAATTGCTGCAGTTGCAAAAGTGGAGAGAGATGATGAAGATGAGGATGTAGTTGAAGCAGAAAATGTTCCTAACCCAGATGCGGGTGGGGACGAGGAAGAATAA
- a CDS encoding ATP-dependent Clp protease ATP-binding subunit gives MEAKFSARVKDVISYSREESLRLGHDYIGVEHLLLGLIREGEGIAVKIMTDARVDLKELRMQLESKLPKGAGKSANSGNIPLLKQAEKVLKITYLEAKLFKSNMIGTEHLLLSILKEEDNIATQVLNQFKIDYEYVKEELELMMEQGYKEPKAEFPSTPSDDEGMTGGGFGSGGDGGMRKPSDSKSKTPVLDNFGRDLTKYAEEGKLDPIVGREKEIERVSQILSRRKKNNPILIGEPGVGKSAIAEGLALRIVQRKVSRVLYNKRVVSLDLASLVAGTKYRGQFEERMKAVMNELEKSPDIILFIDEIHTIIGAGGASGSLDASNMFKPALARGEIQCIGATTLDEYRQYIEKDGALERRFQKVLVEPTTIDETIQILNNIKEKYEEHHNVNYTEEAVEACVKLTERYIADRHLPDKAIDALDEVGSRVHISNINVPKNIIDIEKKIEDIKEEKTQVVRSQQYEEAAKLRDTERKLIEELEAAKQKWEEESKSHRITVTEENVAEVVAMMTGIPVTRVAEKESGRLRNMAEDLKGSVIGQDEAIAKVVKAIQRNRAGLKDPKKPIGSFIFLGPTGVGKTQICKVLAKYMFDTEDALIRIDMSEYMEKFAVSRLIGAPPGYVGYEEGGQLTEKVRRKPYSIVLLDEIEKAHPDVFNLLLQALDDGQLTDSLGRKVDFRNTIIIMTSNIGARQLSDFGTGVGFGTKSQTDNKAENQKSVIAAALKKAFSPEFLNRIDDVVMFNSLSNEDIHKIIDIELKSLFKRIVDLGYTIELTDEAKDFIAEKGYDPKFGARPLKRAIQKFLEDPLAEQIINADLNEGDTIKVAFDKKTEELVFDAAKGKASGKSKKKEEPSESKEEDKEEKED, from the coding sequence ATGGAGGCGAAGTTTTCAGCAAGGGTAAAAGATGTAATCAGCTACAGTAGAGAGGAATCTCTTCGACTGGGGCATGATTACATTGGTGTAGAGCATTTGCTGCTAGGTTTGATCCGTGAAGGTGAAGGCATAGCGGTAAAGATCATGACCGATGCTCGTGTAGACCTGAAGGAACTCAGGATGCAGTTAGAATCCAAATTACCCAAAGGAGCAGGGAAGTCTGCTAATAGTGGCAACATTCCCTTGCTAAAACAAGCAGAGAAGGTTTTGAAAATTACTTACCTTGAGGCAAAACTATTCAAGAGTAACATGATCGGAACCGAACACTTACTGCTTTCTATCTTGAAAGAAGAGGATAACATCGCCACTCAAGTCTTGAATCAATTTAAAATCGATTACGAATACGTTAAAGAGGAACTAGAATTAATGATGGAACAAGGATATAAAGAACCTAAAGCGGAATTTCCTAGCACGCCTTCTGACGATGAAGGAATGACTGGAGGAGGTTTCGGTAGTGGTGGAGATGGCGGTATGAGAAAGCCTTCTGACTCCAAATCAAAAACTCCAGTACTGGATAATTTCGGAAGGGATCTTACTAAGTATGCAGAAGAAGGTAAGTTAGACCCAATAGTTGGACGAGAGAAAGAGATAGAACGTGTATCTCAAATTCTGAGTAGACGAAAAAAGAACAACCCGATACTTATTGGAGAACCAGGTGTAGGTAAATCTGCTATTGCAGAAGGACTTGCACTGAGAATTGTTCAAAGAAAAGTTAGTCGCGTGCTTTACAATAAAAGAGTGGTTTCTCTAGATCTAGCCTCTTTAGTTGCTGGGACTAAATATCGAGGACAATTCGAAGAGCGAATGAAGGCAGTGATGAATGAATTGGAGAAATCTCCAGACATTATTTTATTCATCGATGAAATACATACTATTATTGGCGCTGGAGGAGCTTCGGGGTCGCTAGATGCATCCAACATGTTTAAGCCTGCTTTAGCGAGAGGTGAGATTCAATGTATTGGAGCGACTACGCTTGATGAATACAGACAGTATATTGAGAAAGATGGAGCTCTGGAAAGAAGATTTCAGAAGGTATTAGTGGAACCAACGACTATTGATGAGACGATTCAGATCTTGAATAACATTAAAGAGAAGTACGAGGAGCATCATAACGTTAACTATACAGAGGAAGCTGTAGAAGCATGTGTAAAGCTAACAGAAAGATATATTGCCGATAGGCATCTTCCAGACAAGGCTATTGATGCTTTGGATGAAGTAGGTTCTAGAGTGCATATCTCAAATATTAATGTTCCCAAGAATATTATTGATATCGAAAAGAAGATTGAAGATATCAAAGAAGAAAAAACTCAAGTGGTCAGAAGTCAGCAGTATGAGGAAGCAGCTAAACTGAGAGATACTGAACGTAAACTGATCGAGGAATTGGAAGCAGCTAAGCAAAAATGGGAAGAAGAGAGTAAATCACACCGCATTACGGTAACCGAAGAAAATGTGGCAGAAGTGGTTGCAATGATGACCGGGATCCCTGTCACTCGTGTTGCAGAGAAGGAATCTGGTAGACTTAGAAACATGGCTGAAGATCTGAAAGGATCAGTAATCGGTCAAGATGAGGCAATTGCTAAAGTGGTTAAAGCAATACAGCGAAACAGAGCAGGACTTAAAGATCCTAAGAAACCAATTGGTTCTTTTATTTTCCTTGGACCAACAGGAGTTGGTAAAACGCAGATATGTAAGGTACTTGCCAAGTACATGTTCGATACAGAAGATGCTCTCATCAGAATTGACATGAGTGAATACATGGAGAAGTTTGCTGTTTCAAGGTTGATTGGAGCACCTCCAGGTTACGTTGGCTATGAAGAAGGTGGACAACTTACAGAAAAAGTTAGAAGAAAGCCCTACTCGATCGTTTTATTAGATGAAATCGAGAAAGCGCACCCGGATGTTTTCAATCTCCTACTCCAAGCCCTTGACGATGGTCAGTTAACTGATAGCCTAGGAAGAAAAGTTGATTTTAGAAATACAATCATCATCATGACTTCTAATATTGGTGCCCGTCAGTTGTCTGATTTTGGTACAGGTGTTGGTTTTGGAACTAAATCCCAAACAGACAATAAAGCAGAGAACCAGAAGTCAGTTATTGCAGCTGCGTTGAAAAAAGCATTTTCACCAGAATTCTTAAATAGAATTGATGATGTGGTGATGTTCAACTCACTATCGAACGAAGACATTCACAAGATCATTGATATTGAATTGAAGTCACTGTTCAAACGAATTGTTGACCTTGGTTACACGATTGAGTTAACGGACGAAGCAAAAGACTTTATTGCAGAGAAAGGCTACGATCCGAAATTCGGAGCAAGACCATTGAAAAGAGCTATTCAGAAGTTTCTTGAGGATCCTTTAGCCGAACAGATTATTAACGCTGATCTCAATGAAGGAGACACTATCAAAGTAGCTTTTGATAAGAAGACCGAAGAGCTTGTTTTTGATGCTGCAAAAGGTAAAGCCTCTGGAAAATCAAAAAAGAAGGAAGAACCTTCTGAGTCAAAGGAGGAAGACAAAGAAGAAAAAGAGGATTAA
- a CDS encoding aminopeptidase P N-terminal domain-containing protein, which translates to MKGIALLLFVVAVSIAFGQGIEQSQPKNLQTEDYDQDLLPASFHEGRRKALREMMPENSVAIFFSNPVRNRSNDVDYEYHQDPNFYYLTGLTEPNSILLVFSEPQEIDGEKTNEVIFVQERDESKEVWNGPRLGVEGVEKMGLQKVMSNKAFKKIDLHLNDFEFITYSLPTESLKDNPFDKEDMYNLRQQFEAHLFKADDHVIKRGEFAVYMAKLREVKTKEEIALMRRAIDITCQAQIELLKSLEPGMKEYQSEAIVEFIFKLNGAEYPGFPSIQGSGMNSCVLHYQTNRKAMIGANLLVSDVGAEYHGYTADVTRTMPVDGKFSIEEAAIYNLVLAAQEAGIKEAEVGNNFWAPNIAATTVLSQGLMELGIIQSPAELKRYFMHGTSHYLGLDVHDTGTYGKLKENSVITVEPGIYIPENSPCDEKWWNIGVRIEDDILITKDGPENLSACIPRTIPEIEQLMSQKSFISP; encoded by the coding sequence ATGAAAGGAATTGCTCTGTTGTTGTTTGTTGTTGCTGTCTCGATCGCATTTGGTCAGGGTATTGAGCAGTCTCAGCCCAAAAACTTACAAACTGAGGATTATGATCAGGACTTGTTACCAGCGTCTTTTCATGAAGGAAGGAGAAAGGCCCTTAGAGAAATGATGCCTGAAAACTCCGTAGCCATCTTTTTTTCTAATCCTGTCAGAAATCGGTCGAATGATGTAGACTATGAATATCATCAAGATCCGAACTTCTACTATTTAACAGGTTTGACAGAGCCGAATAGTATTTTGCTTGTTTTTTCTGAGCCTCAGGAAATAGATGGTGAAAAAACCAATGAGGTGATCTTCGTACAAGAGCGAGATGAAAGCAAGGAGGTTTGGAATGGACCTCGACTAGGAGTAGAAGGGGTAGAGAAAATGGGATTACAAAAAGTGATGTCAAACAAGGCGTTTAAGAAAATTGACCTTCACTTAAATGATTTTGAGTTCATTACTTATTCCTTGCCTACCGAGTCTCTGAAAGACAACCCATTTGATAAAGAGGACATGTATAATCTTAGACAACAGTTTGAGGCTCACCTTTTCAAAGCGGATGATCATGTGATCAAGCGTGGGGAGTTTGCTGTTTATATGGCAAAATTGAGAGAGGTGAAAACGAAAGAGGAGATTGCGCTGATGAGAAGGGCTATTGATATTACCTGTCAGGCTCAGATAGAACTGTTGAAGTCACTAGAGCCAGGTATGAAAGAATATCAAAGTGAAGCCATTGTAGAGTTCATCTTTAAATTGAATGGAGCTGAATATCCAGGTTTTCCAAGTATTCAGGGGAGTGGAATGAACTCTTGTGTGCTGCATTATCAAACCAACCGAAAAGCAATGATTGGTGCTAACTTATTAGTGTCTGATGTTGGTGCAGAATACCATGGTTATACGGCTGATGTAACCCGCACAATGCCAGTGGATGGAAAGTTTAGCATAGAAGAGGCTGCGATATATAACCTTGTACTGGCAGCTCAAGAAGCTGGTATCAAAGAGGCTGAAGTCGGTAATAATTTTTGGGCACCGAATATTGCTGCAACTACTGTATTGTCTCAAGGACTCATGGAGTTAGGAATAATTCAGTCGCCTGCTGAGTTGAAAAGATATTTTATGCACGGAACATCCCATTATCTTGGTCTTGATGTGCACGACACAGGTACTTATGGTAAGCTCAAAGAGAATTCGGTCATCACCGTTGAGCCTGGGATTTATATTCCTGAGAATTCCCCATGCGATGAAAAGTGGTGGAACATTGGAGTGCGAATTGAAGATGATATTCTGATTACCAAAGATGGACCAGAGAATTTATCAGCTTGTATACCTAGAACTATCCCTGAAATTGAACAGTTAATGAGTCAAAAAAGCTTTATTAGTCCATAA
- a CDS encoding tetratricopeptide repeat protein, with the protein MKNTILTLGVVALSSVTFGQKLKLTEAAVAYNGVAKTMWMMNPDGVQPAKSSIIEAKEAIDAAYAEYEEKGSAHNLKKSKDEAKLFYYRGVIYLEYPMIMAVSKDEEALKEMEANQEKYEGIPFNSLKKSLEIDDYYEDDISEKMNMYRGLALQGGNQMFNDGKYEEAFASYAGAVEMSEVIGYKDTIAMFNAGLSADKLDNYDDAIKYYGMAAENNYGGSDIYRNIIQVLNRKNGGPSDEAYTYIEKAKAKYPGDINIIIEEFNYHNSKGDADKAQAALQAAIDKDPNNPIFHYSIGATFDEMANAKHEAGDHEGAKLYVEKAIEAYKKAIEIDPNYADAYYNMGVLYNNESYSLTNQIKNIEDVAIYNEKLKESKDLLREAIPYLEKSHELTPTDANTLKLLKSIYFTLEMNDEYQVVADKLKDLGQ; encoded by the coding sequence ATGAAGAATACTATACTAACGCTTGGTGTTGTTGCGCTAAGCTCCGTGACGTTTGGACAAAAACTAAAATTGACAGAAGCAGCTGTTGCATACAATGGTGTAGCTAAAACAATGTGGATGATGAACCCTGATGGTGTTCAGCCAGCGAAGTCTTCTATTATAGAAGCAAAAGAAGCTATTGATGCAGCTTATGCAGAATACGAGGAGAAAGGATCTGCTCATAACTTAAAAAAGTCAAAAGACGAGGCAAAGTTATTTTATTACAGAGGCGTTATCTATCTGGAATATCCAATGATTATGGCAGTATCGAAGGATGAAGAAGCATTGAAAGAAATGGAAGCAAACCAAGAAAAATATGAGGGAATTCCATTTAATTCACTAAAAAAATCTTTAGAAATTGATGATTATTATGAAGATGATATTTCTGAAAAAATGAACATGTACAGAGGTCTTGCTCTTCAGGGAGGAAACCAAATGTTTAATGATGGTAAGTACGAAGAAGCTTTTGCCTCTTATGCAGGTGCAGTCGAAATGTCTGAGGTAATTGGGTATAAAGATACCATTGCCATGTTTAATGCGGGTTTATCTGCTGACAAGTTAGACAACTACGATGATGCCATCAAGTATTATGGAATGGCAGCAGAAAATAATTATGGTGGATCAGATATTTACAGAAACATCATTCAGGTGTTGAATAGAAAGAATGGAGGTCCTTCTGATGAGGCTTATACCTATATCGAAAAGGCTAAAGCGAAATATCCTGGCGATATCAATATTATTATTGAGGAGTTTAATTATCATAACTCAAAAGGAGATGCAGATAAAGCACAGGCTGCGCTTCAGGCTGCAATTGATAAGGATCCAAATAACCCTATTTTTCACTACAGCATAGGAGCTACTTTTGATGAGATGGCTAACGCAAAGCATGAGGCTGGAGATCATGAAGGAGCAAAGTTGTATGTAGAAAAAGCGATTGAAGCTTATAAAAAAGCGATAGAGATTGATCCGAATTATGCGGATGCCTATTACAATATGGGAGTGCTTTATAATAATGAGTCGTATAGCTTGACAAATCAAATTAAGAACATCGAGGATGTAGCAATCTATAATGAAAAGTTAAAGGAATCTAAGGACCTGTTGAGAGAAGCTATTCCTTATCTTGAAAAATCTCATGAACTAACCCCAACGGATGCAAATACATTAAAACTCTTGAAGTCTATTTACTTTACGTTAGAAATGAACGATGAATATCAAGTAGTTGCGGACAAATTGAAAGATCTAGGACAGTAA
- a CDS encoding zinc ribbon domain-containing protein, producing the protein MAKRKKEATAEEKLRLLYDLQIVDSRIDRIREVRGELPLEVEDLEAEISGLDLRLEKITEEIDDLKRQIAEKKNTIEEAKSLISKYEEQQNKVRNNREYDAISKEIEFQNLEIQLSEKRIKEFKFKIESKEEVFNESKERLDEKKETLNEKKAELESIASETRKEEDILLEVSEKTAENVDPRLLRAYKRIREAAKNGLAVVPVDRGASAGSFIQIPPQVQIDIAARKKVIFDEHSGRILVDAELADEEQEKMMKEIEKLVK; encoded by the coding sequence ATGGCTAAAAGAAAGAAAGAAGCAACAGCTGAAGAAAAATTGAGATTGTTATATGATCTACAGATCGTTGACTCTAGAATCGACAGAATTAGAGAGGTAAGAGGAGAATTACCTTTGGAAGTTGAGGATTTAGAAGCTGAGATCTCAGGGTTGGATTTAAGATTAGAGAAAATTACAGAGGAGATTGATGATCTGAAACGTCAGATTGCTGAGAAGAAAAATACGATTGAAGAAGCAAAGTCCTTGATCTCAAAGTATGAAGAGCAGCAAAATAAGGTTAGAAATAACAGAGAGTATGATGCGATTTCTAAAGAGATAGAGTTTCAGAACCTAGAGATTCAACTTTCTGAGAAGAGAATCAAGGAGTTTAAGTTCAAAATTGAAAGCAAAGAAGAGGTTTTCAATGAGAGCAAAGAAAGACTTGACGAGAAAAAGGAGACGTTGAATGAGAAGAAGGCTGAATTGGAGTCTATCGCTTCTGAAACCAGAAAAGAGGAAGATATTTTGTTAGAGGTTTCAGAGAAAACAGCAGAGAATGTTGATCCTAGGTTGTTGAGAGCTTATAAAAGAATTCGTGAAGCGGCAAAGAACGGCTTGGCTGTAGTTCCTGTGGATAGAGGTGCTTCTGCGGGATCATTCATTCAAATCCCACCGCAAGTTCAGATAGATATCGCAGCTCGTAAGAAGGTGATTTTTGATGAGCATAGTGGAAGAATTCTTGTTGATGCTGAGTTGGCAGATGAGGAGCAAGAAAAAATGATGAAGGAAATTGAGAAACTTGTAAAGTAA
- the rpmB gene encoding 50S ribosomal protein L28 translates to MARVCQVTGKKVITGNHVSHSNRKTKRKFHPNLLTKRFFVPETGEYVTLKVSAAGLRIINKKGISAVLKDLKA, encoded by the coding sequence ATGGCTAGAGTTTGTCAAGTAACAGGAAAAAAAGTAATTACAGGGAACCACGTTTCTCACTCAAACAGAAAGACGAAGAGAAAGTTTCACCCAAACTTATTAACGAAAAGATTTTTCGTTCCTGAAACAGGAGAGTACGTAACGCTTAAAGTTTCAGCAGCTGGTTTGAGAATCATCAACAAGAAAGGAATTTCAGCGGTATTGAAAGATCTTAAGGCTTAA